A single window of Flavobacterium sp. 140616W15 DNA harbors:
- a CDS encoding TatD family hydrolase, whose product MKTYIDIGINLTNKQFHNDIDDVIQNALDADVSQMILTGTSVKNSEASAELAKEYPGILYATAGIHPHDAKSFDAQSISKLRNLLKQKQVVSVGECGLDFDRDFSPRNVQETCYKAQLELAIEVQKPLFLHERAAFTRFMSITKDYLPQLPKAVVHCFTGSLQEAKTYLDNGFYLGFTGAISDSKRFDHLKEVIQYVPLDRMMIETDAPFMLPKNVPNNLLKKYHERRCEPAFLPFVATTVAQFKGISGIIVAEETTRNAKEFFGI is encoded by the coding sequence ATGAAAACATATATAGATATCGGAATTAATTTAACCAATAAACAATTCCACAATGACATAGACGATGTCATACAAAATGCATTAGATGCCGATGTATCGCAAATGATACTAACAGGAACAAGCGTAAAGAATAGTGAAGCTTCGGCTGAACTAGCAAAAGAATATCCAGGAATATTATACGCAACAGCTGGAATTCATCCGCATGATGCGAAGAGTTTTGATGCGCAAAGTATTTCAAAACTACGAAACTTATTAAAGCAGAAACAGGTAGTTTCGGTAGGCGAGTGCGGACTCGATTTTGATCGTGACTTTTCGCCAAGAAACGTACAAGAAACCTGTTACAAAGCCCAATTAGAATTAGCAATCGAAGTACAGAAGCCATTGTTCCTGCACGAGAGAGCTGCTTTTACACGATTTATGAGTATTACAAAAGACTATTTGCCACAATTGCCAAAAGCGGTGGTGCATTGTTTTACAGGAAGCTTGCAAGAAGCCAAAACTTATCTCGATAACGGATTCTATCTTGGTTTTACAGGAGCAATATCCGACAGCAAACGTTTTGACCATTTAAAAGAAGTGATTCAGTACGTACCGCTTGACAGAATGATGATTGAAACCGATGCGCCATTTATGCTTCCCAAAAACGTTCCTAACAATCTCTTGAAGAAATACCACGAACGCCGTTGCGAACCAGCTTTTCTGCCTTTTGTAGCAACAACAGTAGCGCAGTTTAAAGGAATCTCGGGAATTATAGTTGCAGAGGAAACTACGAGGAATGCTAAAGAGTTTTTTGGGATTTAG
- a CDS encoding T4 RnlA family RNA ligase — translation MNTVLLKEMISKNYIRVNKHPNYDLYIYNYTQSAQFERIWNEVTLNCRGLILDENFNVIARPFPKFFNLGEMENQTIPNTTFEVYDKADGSMGILYWIDEIPFIASRGSFSSDQSDKANKMLHGKYKKSWSHLDKNKTYLFEIIYPQNRIVLDYGAAEELVLLAIIDIQSGEEFALEDIGFPIVEKYDGINDIGSLAAMNKDNKEGFVIKYSNNFRVKIKFEEYLRLHRIITQVSNLNIWEYLKTNQPIQEVLERVPDEFFNWVKETKRDLENQYAVIENQCKADYKVFETVKETALYFQTCKHQGVLFAMLKNRDYSEIIWRMIRPTFEKPFNREEN, via the coding sequence ATGAATACAGTATTATTAAAAGAGATGATTTCCAAAAATTATATTAGAGTAAACAAACACCCTAATTATGATTTATACATTTATAATTATACCCAAAGTGCCCAATTCGAAAGAATATGGAATGAGGTTACATTAAACTGTAGAGGATTAATTCTTGATGAAAATTTTAATGTGATTGCAAGACCATTTCCTAAGTTCTTTAATTTAGGAGAAATGGAAAACCAAACAATTCCTAATACAACTTTTGAAGTGTATGATAAAGCCGATGGTTCAATGGGGATTTTGTATTGGATAGATGAAATACCATTTATAGCCAGTAGAGGTTCGTTTTCAAGTGATCAGTCAGATAAAGCAAACAAAATGTTACATGGGAAATACAAAAAATCATGGTCGCATTTGGATAAAAATAAAACTTATTTATTTGAGATTATATATCCTCAAAATCGAATTGTTTTAGATTATGGAGCTGCAGAAGAATTGGTTTTACTGGCAATTATCGATATCCAATCGGGAGAAGAGTTTGCGCTGGAAGATATTGGTTTTCCTATTGTAGAAAAATACGACGGAATTAACGATATTGGTTCATTAGCAGCAATGAATAAAGACAATAAAGAAGGGTTTGTTATTAAATATTCGAATAATTTTAGAGTCAAAATCAAATTTGAAGAATATCTTCGTTTGCACCGAATCATCACTCAGGTTTCTAATTTGAACATTTGGGAATATTTGAAAACCAACCAACCAATACAAGAAGTTTTGGAACGTGTTCCTGATGAATTTTTCAATTGGGTGAAAGAAACAAAAAGAGATTTAGAAAATCAATATGCGGTAATCGAAAATCAATGTAAAGCAGATTATAAGGTATTCGAAACTGTCAAAGAAACAGCCTTGTATTTTCAAACATGTAAACATCAGGGAGTATTATTTGCAATGCTTAAAAACAGAGATTATTCAGAAATAATTTGGAGAATGATTCGACCAACATTCGAAAAACCATTTAATAGAGAAGAAAACTAA
- a CDS encoding MarR family winged helix-turn-helix transcriptional regulator, with protein sequence MKEKTIDYILRATWQAVSRMYNEEAAKYDGTMATGFALLSIDKEEGTPSTALGPRMGMEATSLTRTLKSMEDKGLIVRKKNPTDGRGVLIYLTEFGKEKRELSKNTVLKFNETVRNHISEEKLKHFIEVSEIINELIQDKNIFNQTEKTENETHN encoded by the coding sequence ATGAAAGAAAAGACTATAGATTATATTTTACGCGCAACCTGGCAAGCTGTATCAAGAATGTACAATGAAGAGGCTGCAAAATATGATGGGACAATGGCTACTGGTTTTGCGCTATTAAGCATCGATAAAGAGGAAGGCACTCCATCGACAGCATTAGGTCCTAGAATGGGAATGGAAGCTACCAGCTTAACCAGAACGCTCAAATCTATGGAAGACAAAGGCTTGATTGTTCGAAAGAAAAATCCAACCGATGGCCGAGGGGTTTTAATTTATCTAACTGAATTTGGAAAAGAAAAAAGAGAGTTATCTAAAAATACAGTCTTGAAATTTAATGAAACAGTTAGAAACCACATTTCTGAAGAAAAATTAAAACATTTTATTGAGGTTTCAGAAATAATAAATGAATTAATACAAGATAAAAATATATTTAATCAAACAGAAAAAACAGAAAATGAAACGCACAATTAA
- a CDS encoding TROVE domain-containing protein, producing MKFNFLNKEKKNIVNYENAVAFPLTPEYELYGAVVTTSLNASFYEKDTTRLDRIKDLIQKSNPVFVAKLAVYARNEMHMRSVPLVLIVELAKIYSGDALISKMITHVIQRADEITELLAYYQMANDRNGVKKLNRLSKQIQKGLAYSFNKFDEYQFAKYNRDGVVKLKDALFLVHPKAKDEAQQALFNKIVNDTLETPYTWETELSKLGQSNYKNDAEKQKAFTQKWEELIDSNKIGYMALMRNLRNIMEANVSGFHIEKVCDYLANEKAVLNSKQLPFRFLAAYRELKDLPSKYTSIVLDALESAVMVSAQNIKGFATNTAVVIACDVSGSMQQNISPKSKVMLYDIGLMLGMLMQSRCKNVVSGMFGDRWKIINMPKRSVLSNVNEYYKREGEVGYSTNGHLVLEDLIYRNEIVDKVMLFTDVQMWNSNMTNDSFAKSWNRYKSIAPNAKLYLFDLAGYGQVPINIEKNDVYLIAGWSDKVFDVLHALEDKGSALNYINRIEL from the coding sequence ATGAAATTCAATTTTTTAAATAAAGAGAAAAAAAATATAGTTAATTACGAAAATGCTGTTGCTTTTCCGTTAACACCAGAATACGAATTGTACGGAGCAGTTGTGACAACAAGTTTGAATGCATCGTTTTATGAGAAAGATACAACACGTTTGGATCGAATAAAAGATTTAATTCAAAAAAGCAACCCAGTATTCGTAGCCAAGTTAGCGGTTTATGCCCGTAATGAAATGCATATGCGTTCAGTACCATTAGTTTTGATAGTCGAGTTGGCTAAAATATATTCAGGAGATGCTTTAATCAGTAAAATGATCACACATGTAATCCAACGTGCAGATGAGATAACCGAATTATTAGCGTATTATCAAATGGCAAACGACCGAAATGGTGTTAAAAAATTAAACCGTTTGTCTAAACAAATACAAAAAGGTTTGGCGTATTCATTCAATAAATTTGATGAGTACCAATTTGCAAAATACAACCGAGATGGTGTGGTGAAATTAAAAGACGCTTTGTTTTTGGTTCATCCAAAAGCGAAAGATGAAGCACAACAAGCGTTGTTCAATAAAATAGTGAACGATACTTTAGAAACACCTTACACTTGGGAAACCGAATTGTCAAAATTAGGTCAGTCTAACTATAAAAATGATGCTGAAAAACAAAAAGCATTCACTCAAAAATGGGAAGAATTGATCGATAGCAACAAAATAGGTTATATGGCTTTGATGCGTAATTTGCGAAACATCATGGAGGCAAATGTGTCTGGTTTTCATATCGAAAAAGTATGTGATTACCTTGCTAATGAAAAAGCCGTTTTGAACTCGAAACAGTTACCATTCCGATTCTTGGCTGCATATCGTGAGTTAAAAGACTTGCCATCAAAATACACTTCAATAGTTTTGGATGCTTTAGAAAGTGCTGTAATGGTCAGTGCTCAAAACATAAAAGGTTTTGCCACCAATACAGCTGTTGTGATCGCTTGCGATGTTTCGGGTTCTATGCAACAAAACATATCACCGAAAAGTAAAGTAATGTTGTATGATATAGGTTTAATGTTAGGTATGTTGATGCAAAGTCGTTGCAAAAATGTGGTGAGCGGTATGTTTGGTGACCGATGGAAAATAATCAATATGCCAAAACGAAGCGTATTGTCTAATGTTAATGAATATTACAAACGTGAAGGTGAAGTAGGTTATTCTACAAACGGTCATTTGGTCTTGGAAGATTTAATCTACCGAAATGAAATAGTAGATAAAGTGATGTTGTTTACAGATGTTCAAATGTGGAATAGTAATATGACAAATGATTCATTTGCAAAATCATGGAATCGATACAAAAGTATTGCACCAAATGCGAAATTGTATTTGTTTGATTTGGCTGGTTACGGTCAGGTACCAATAAATATAGAAAAAAACGATGTTTATTTAATAGCTGGTTGGTCAGACAAAGTGTTTGATGTATTGCATGCTTTAGAAGATAAAGGAAGTGCATTAAATTACATTAACCGAATAGAATTGTAA
- a CDS encoding YafY family protein produces MSQNKNALIRYKTIDKCLQNQYRTWTLDDLIEACSDALFEYEGRENRISKRTIQMDIQLMRSEKLGYNAPIVVYDKKFYKYDEEDFSITDIPLTETDMNVLTETVSMLKQFKDFSLFSDVSDILQRLEDKIYSEKSHTNSVIYLDKNENLKGLHYLDEIYQAIIKKIVLVITYKSFKSREEQKFNFHPFILKEFNNRWFLVGKKKGGQPITNLALDRITSIDFDFNLPYIEEVFDAEDFYKDVVGVTVNQGMNARKIELWIDKENAPYVLTKPFHASQKLEKENEDGSIIITLKLKTNYEIERLLLGFGDGLEVISPNGLRLRIKDKLKKALLKYGE; encoded by the coding sequence ATGTCACAAAATAAAAATGCCTTAATACGCTACAAAACAATCGATAAATGCCTGCAGAACCAATACAGGACCTGGACTCTCGACGATTTAATCGAAGCCTGTTCAGATGCATTATTTGAATATGAAGGTCGTGAGAACCGAATAAGCAAACGTACCATACAAATGGATATTCAACTTATGCGTAGCGAAAAACTCGGATACAATGCTCCTATCGTAGTTTATGATAAAAAGTTTTACAAGTACGATGAAGAGGATTTCTCAATTACTGATATTCCACTTACAGAAACTGATATGAATGTTCTAACAGAAACAGTTTCTATGCTAAAACAGTTTAAGGATTTCTCCTTATTTAGTGATGTTTCGGATATTTTACAGCGTTTGGAAGATAAAATCTATTCGGAGAAATCGCATACTAATTCGGTAATTTATCTTGATAAAAATGAAAACTTAAAAGGATTACATTATCTAGATGAAATTTATCAAGCCATCATCAAAAAAATTGTTCTTGTTATCACCTATAAATCTTTTAAATCCAGAGAAGAACAAAAATTTAATTTTCATCCTTTTATTTTAAAGGAGTTTAACAATCGTTGGTTTTTGGTAGGAAAGAAAAAAGGGGGGCAGCCGATAACCAATTTAGCTCTTGACCGAATTACCAGTATCGATTTTGATTTTAACCTCCCTTATATAGAAGAAGTATTTGATGCCGAGGATTTTTATAAGGATGTGGTTGGGGTAACTGTGAACCAAGGAATGAACGCTAGAAAAATTGAACTTTGGATTGATAAAGAAAATGCTCCTTATGTTTTAACAAAGCCTTTTCATGCTTCGCAAAAGCTAGAAAAAGAAAATGAGGACGGAAGCATCATTATTACACTAAAACTCAAGACTAATTATGAAATAGAACGCTTGCTTTTGGGTTTTGGTGATGGATTAGAAGTTATTAGTCCCAATGGATTGCGATTGCGGATAAAAGATAAACTAAAGAAAGCTTTACTTAAATATGGAGAATAA
- a CDS encoding AAA family ATPase codes for MRKVILMKGLPGSGKSTLAKKIISENPESYKRINRDDLRAMFDNGTTSQSNEKFVKKVRDILIVKCLEEGKSIVVDDTNLSETNMRRVTQLVQEYNTKYNEKVIVEVIEVNTDVAVCIERDALREKPVGEKVIRKMHEQFFKDSPEYAIQNPELPKAIICDLDGTLALMNGRNPFDASKCDQDELNEPVANVLRNYKKLGYEILLVSGRENRYKEPTLRFLEKHTIEFDDLIMRKSQDNRKDSIIKTEIYNESIKDKYFVEFVLDDRNQVVDTWRKDLKLPCFQVYYGDF; via the coding sequence ATGAGAAAAGTAATTTTAATGAAAGGATTGCCTGGAAGTGGAAAATCGACTTTGGCGAAAAAGATAATCTCAGAGAATCCAGAATCATATAAAAGAATCAATAGAGACGATTTACGAGCAATGTTCGATAACGGAACAACAAGCCAAAGCAATGAAAAGTTTGTAAAAAAAGTACGTGATATTTTAATCGTAAAATGTCTGGAAGAAGGAAAAAGTATCGTGGTAGATGATACTAATTTATCCGAAACGAATATGAGACGAGTTACACAATTGGTTCAGGAATACAACACAAAATACAACGAAAAGGTTATTGTTGAGGTTATCGAAGTAAATACAGATGTTGCAGTTTGTATTGAGCGAGATGCATTAAGAGAAAAACCAGTTGGAGAAAAAGTGATTCGAAAAATGCATGAACAATTTTTTAAAGATTCACCAGAATACGCAATCCAAAATCCAGAATTGCCAAAAGCAATTATCTGCGATCTAGATGGAACTTTGGCATTAATGAATGGGAGAAATCCTTTTGATGCAAGTAAATGCGATCAGGATGAATTAAATGAACCAGTAGCTAATGTGTTGAGAAACTACAAGAAATTAGGATATGAAATATTGTTGGTTTCAGGTAGAGAAAATAGATACAAAGAACCAACGTTGAGGTTTCTTGAAAAACATACAATAGAATTCGATGACCTAATCATGCGAAAAAGTCAGGATAACCGAAAAGATTCGATCATCAAAACCGAAATCTATAACGAATCTATAAAAGATAAATACTTTGTAGAGTTTGTTCTCGATGATAGAAACCAAGTAGTAGATACATGGCGAAAAGATCTGAAATTACCGTGCTTCCAAGTGTATTATGGGGATTTTTAG
- a CDS encoding nucleotidyltransferase domain-containing protein has translation MKEKILEKLKEIENDKQVEILFACESGSRAWGFASPDSDYDIRFIYKHKPEYYLSLWEKPDVIDFMTEDDLDGSGWDLRKAIKLLSKSNAPLIEWLFSPVVYYKNDAFLQEMQELARECFSPIATLHHYLGTTKNFMDVCEMEEVKLKSYFYALRTALAGKWIIENNTFPPVAFADLLPIAPQNIQDKIIELQNIKANQDEKYLHPKEILITDFLLGTVKFNQENTSTLGSGKKMNEELDLFFRKMIE, from the coding sequence ATGAAAGAAAAAATACTAGAAAAATTAAAAGAAATAGAAAACGACAAGCAAGTCGAAATACTTTTTGCTTGCGAATCGGGTAGTCGTGCTTGGGGATTTGCGTCTCCTGATAGTGACTATGATATCCGTTTTATATACAAACACAAACCAGAATATTATTTATCGCTTTGGGAAAAACCAGATGTTATCGATTTTATGACCGAAGATGATTTGGATGGTTCAGGTTGGGATTTGCGGAAAGCCATAAAGTTATTATCAAAATCTAACGCACCTTTGATTGAGTGGTTGTTTTCGCCTGTGGTGTATTATAAAAACGATGCATTTTTGCAAGAAATGCAAGAGTTAGCCAGAGAATGTTTTTCGCCAATAGCGACTTTACATCATTATTTAGGAACGACTAAAAACTTTATGGATGTTTGCGAAATGGAAGAAGTAAAACTAAAAAGTTATTTCTATGCTTTACGAACTGCTTTAGCAGGGAAATGGATTATAGAAAACAATACTTTTCCGCCTGTTGCTTTTGCTGATTTATTACCAATAGCACCACAAAACATACAAGATAAAATAATAGAATTACAAAATATAAAAGCCAATCAAGACGAAAAGTATTTGCACCCAAAAGAAATTTTAATAACTGATTTTTTATTGGGAACTGTGAAGTTTAATCAAGAAAATACAAGTACCTTAGGAAGCGGGAAGAAGATGAATGAGGAGTTGGATTTGTTTTTTAGAAAGATGATAGAATAA